The Legionella sp. PATHC032 genome has a window encoding:
- the ankC gene encoding Dot/Icm T4SS effector AnkC/LegA12, with protein MDFVSEMNKILQMELEQFKEFIQKKLEEDKNYLEKLFWLPNGSQMTVLNYLIEQYSEPKVGVDDTNKDLLAKIDFVLHKAKDVNVGEPLHQAIVAGKISLALYLLGVDENNFTNDESEKTDVLSILSKVRKKIEESFSHVKRYFFDVDKRDSYGRTLLSLVLDTKRKELLIAILARNPIVHATTLRSSAYVPFQPIHQAVVLDYAEGITLLASTGAQLTNPLGIMRDTPVILAARLGKINALAALLDLPAQSLSLESENNHLFEDKQTGHTAVEELCERMTNENDKADALRGIAMLICRGAEPPRNEKMRNLLSSNRVAFLKAVSTYLADKPQLVDAFVERCHLRESALHNIVYADHSWGSSIRHLFGVPSEAALIVEELVTRKYSDPSFASENVSSLSTTATENLRSEKNPLKLYAEFVRRYTQAYDSQMITNRWSTMRWMIAEGNCDWDTVVRYSKNHPTSRTRIVLNEMFNPIPRVHEDIESQQNSPRVVLK; from the coding sequence ATGGATTTTGTAAGTGAAATGAATAAGATTCTACAAATGGAATTAGAGCAATTTAAAGAATTTATTCAAAAGAAGTTGGAAGAAGATAAAAATTATTTAGAAAAATTATTTTGGCTGCCGAATGGTTCTCAAATGACTGTTTTAAATTATTTGATCGAACAATACTCTGAGCCTAAGGTCGGCGTAGACGATACAAATAAAGATTTGCTCGCCAAAATAGATTTTGTTCTTCATAAGGCTAAAGATGTGAATGTTGGTGAACCCTTACACCAGGCAATTGTTGCTGGAAAAATTTCTTTGGCACTCTATCTATTGGGAGTGGATGAAAATAATTTCACCAATGATGAAAGTGAAAAAACAGATGTTTTGAGTATTTTGTCTAAAGTAAGGAAAAAAATCGAAGAGTCTTTTAGCCACGTTAAACGATATTTTTTTGATGTGGATAAGCGGGATAGTTATGGGCGCACTTTGTTGTCTTTGGTATTAGATACAAAACGCAAGGAACTATTAATTGCCATTTTAGCTAGGAATCCCATTGTACACGCGACAACGTTAAGATCCTCTGCCTATGTTCCTTTCCAGCCTATTCATCAAGCTGTTGTTTTAGATTATGCGGAAGGCATTACCTTGTTAGCCAGTACGGGGGCGCAATTGACAAATCCACTGGGTATCATGAGAGATACACCAGTCATTTTAGCTGCTCGTTTGGGCAAAATAAATGCACTGGCGGCTTTACTGGATTTACCAGCTCAAAGTTTGTCTCTTGAATCCGAAAACAATCATTTATTCGAAGACAAACAAACTGGTCATACAGCAGTAGAAGAGTTATGTGAACGCATGACCAATGAGAATGATAAGGCAGACGCTCTGCGTGGGATTGCCATGCTAATATGCCGTGGTGCTGAACCGCCACGTAATGAAAAAATGCGAAACTTGTTAAGCAGCAACAGGGTTGCTTTCTTAAAAGCGGTCAGTACCTATTTGGCAGATAAGCCTCAGTTGGTCGATGCTTTTGTAGAGCGTTGCCATCTAAGAGAAAGTGCTTTGCATAACATAGTTTATGCCGATCATTCATGGGGGAGTTCTATTCGTCATTTATTTGGTGTTCCCAGTGAGGCGGCTCTTATTGTTGAAGAATTAGTAACGAGAAAATACAGTGATCCTTCTTTTGCCAGCGAAAATGTTTCATCATTATCAACTACTGCTACGGAAAATCTACGTTCAGAGAAGAATCCGCTAAAACTCTATGCCGAATTTGTCAGACGATATACACAAGCTTATGACAGCCAAATGATTACCAATCGTTGGAGTACTATGCGCTGGATGATCGCTGAAGGAAATTGCGATTGGGATACAGTGGTTCGGTATTCTAAAAATCATCCAACAAGCCGTACCAGAATTGTATTGAATGAAATGTTTAACCCAATACCGAGAGTACATGAGGATATT
- a CDS encoding M42 family metallopeptidase — protein MIKHAILISGLIFSFLASAADMSFLAQLTEVPGASGYEKNVRHLLQKQWQPYMTELKVDGMGNLIGQRKYNQKGPKLLFMAHLDETGFMVESITPDGFLKVIPLGGIANSVIYAQRWAVSTSKGPVLAYSGMDSPHLLGDKKMLGSPDINALFLDVGAENKEQAQKEFAIQPGLEVTPVSEFSQLSKNRFLGKALDDRLGLAVISDVLGAVKQQPNQLYVAATVQEEVGMRGASTVYKATHPDIAINVEVGIADDYPMLLADRKGRIGLGKGPSLFVYDKSMIPHQELINWIMELANKNNIPLQLEVEPGYGEDGSKVQASGMGVPVVNIGIPIRYAHQHAGIFDKRDYDNTVKLLKLIAENLNQEVVDKIKKS, from the coding sequence ATGATTAAGCATGCAATTCTTATTAGCGGATTGATTTTTTCCTTTTTAGCCTCAGCAGCAGATATGTCGTTTTTAGCCCAATTGACTGAAGTACCTGGTGCCTCCGGGTACGAAAAAAATGTTCGCCATTTGCTGCAAAAACAGTGGCAGCCCTACATGACGGAGCTAAAAGTCGATGGTATGGGTAATTTGATCGGTCAGCGTAAATATAATCAGAAAGGACCGAAATTACTATTCATGGCACATCTTGATGAAACAGGGTTTATGGTCGAATCCATAACACCAGATGGTTTTTTGAAAGTTATCCCTTTGGGTGGGATTGCAAACTCGGTCATCTATGCTCAACGCTGGGCAGTTTCAACATCCAAAGGACCTGTATTAGCTTATTCAGGTATGGATTCCCCGCATTTATTAGGTGATAAAAAAATGTTAGGGTCCCCTGATATCAATGCCCTGTTTTTAGATGTTGGCGCAGAAAATAAAGAACAAGCTCAGAAAGAATTTGCAATCCAACCTGGCCTTGAAGTCACACCAGTAAGTGAATTTAGCCAATTAAGCAAGAACAGATTTTTAGGCAAGGCTTTGGATGATCGCTTAGGGTTAGCTGTCATTAGTGACGTTCTGGGGGCAGTGAAACAACAACCCAATCAATTATATGTTGCTGCCACAGTGCAAGAGGAAGTTGGCATGCGGGGTGCCAGTACAGTATACAAAGCGACTCATCCAGATATTGCAATTAATGTTGAAGTGGGAATCGCTGACGATTATCCCATGCTGTTGGCGGATAGAAAAGGTCGAATTGGCTTGGGGAAAGGACCATCCTTGTTTGTTTATGACAAATCAATGATTCCCCATCAGGAATTGATTAACTGGATAATGGAGCTCGCTAATAAAAATAATATCCCTCTACAACTTGAGGTGGAGCCAGGATATGGCGAAGACGGTTCCAAGGTTCAAGCCTCAGGCATGGGCGTTCCTGTCGTCAACATAGGTATCCCTATCCGATATGCACATCAACATGCTGGGATATTTGATAAAAGAGATTACGATAACACGGTTAAATTGTTGAAGTTGATTGCTGAGAATTTGAATCAGGAAGTGGTTGACAAGATTAAAAAGAGTTAA